A genomic window from Flavobacterium sp. I3-2 includes:
- the rpsH gene encoding 30S ribosomal protein S8, whose protein sequence is MYTDPIADFLTRIRNAVRANHRVVEIPASNFKKEITKILFEQGYILSYKFENDTVQGTIKIALKYDKDTKESVIRDIQRISKPGLRKYASSADLPRILNGLGIAIVSTSKGLMTGKKAKQLNVGGEVICYVY, encoded by the coding sequence ATCCTATCGCAGATTTCTTAACAAGAATTAGAAATGCAGTACGTGCAAACCACAGAGTTGTTGAGATTCCTGCATCTAATTTCAAAAAAGAAATTACAAAAATTTTATTCGAACAAGGATATATTTTAAGCTACAAATTTGAAAATGATACCGTACAAGGTACAATCAAAATCGCTTTAAAATATGATAAAGACACGAAAGAGTCAGTTATCAGAGATATCCAAAGAATTAGTAAACCAGGGTTACGTAAATATGCTTCATCTGCAGATTTACCAAGAATTTTAAATGGTTTAGGTATTGCTATCGTTTCAACATCTAAAGGTTTAATGACGGGTAAAAAAGCTAAACAACTTAATGTTGGTGGTGAGGTAATCTGTTACGTATACTAA